A DNA window from Loxodonta africana isolate mLoxAfr1 chromosome 7, mLoxAfr1.hap2, whole genome shotgun sequence contains the following coding sequences:
- the ZC3H12C gene encoding probable ribonuclease ZC3H12C isoform X1, translating to MAAEKRLQEYGALCIQEYRKNSKVESGTRNSFMGLKDHMRHDLGHLYVETTDPHLSAAVPWPMVEKPTMDKASSGKEDTEKEVPEENASSGDSEESANSDNESEQLSSISVEPCLLTKTHRQLCRSPCLEPHLLKRSEILQDFKTEESQTTSKEAKKPPDVVREYQTKLEFALKLGYSEEQVQLVLNKLGTDALINDILGELVKLGNKSETDQTVSTINSIMRETSSLESQRSESPMQEIVTDDGENLRPVVIDGSNVAMSHGNKEIFSCRGIKLAVDWFLERGHKDITVFVPAWRKEQSRPDALITDQEILRKLEKEKILVFTPSRRVQGRRVVCYDDRFIVKLAFESDGIIVSNDNYRDLANEKPEWKKFIDERLLMYSFVNDKFMPPDDPLGRHGPSLDNFLRKKPIVPEHKKQPCPYGKKCTYGHKCKYYHPERGSQPQRSVADELRAMSRNTATKTANEGGLVKSNSVPCSTKADSTSDAKRGAPKRQSDPSIRTQVYQDLEEKLPTKNKLETRSVPSLVSIPATSTAKPQSTTSVSNGLPSGVHFPPQDQRPQGQYPPMMMATKNHGLSMPYEQYPKCDSPVDIGYYSMLNAYSNLSISGPRSPERRFSLDTDYRISSVASDCSSEGSMSCGSSDSYVGYNDRSYVSSPDPQLEENLKCQHLHPHSRLNSQPFLQNFHDPLTRVQSYSHEEPKYHHKPPLPHLAVHLQHPAVGARSSCPGDYPSPPSSAHSKAAHLGRSLVATRIDSISDSRLYDSSPSRQRKPYSRQEGLGSWDRQSYGIDAYGYRQTYSLPDNSTQPCYEQFTFQSLPEQPEPTWRIPYCGMPQEPPRYQDNREKIFINLCNIFPPDLVRIVMKRNPHMTDAQQLAAAILVEKSQLGY from the exons GAATACGGAGCACTTTGTATTCAGGAATACAGAAAAAACAGCAAAGTGGAGTCAGGTACACGGAACAGCTTCATGGGCTTGAAGGATCATATGAGGCATGACCTAGGCCACCTTTACGTGGAGACCACGGACCCACATTTAAGTGCAGCTGTACCTTGGCCAATGGTAGAGAAACCAACAATGGATAAAGCTAGTTCGGGGAAGGAAGATACGGAAAAAGAGGTGCCTGAAGAGAACGCAAGCTCTGGTGACTCGGAAGAAAGCGCAAATTCTGATAATGAGTCAGAACAGTTGAGTAGCATTTCCGTAGAGCCGTGCTTATTAACTAAGACTCACCGACAACTCTGTAGGTCTCCCTGTTTAGAGCCCCACCTACTCAAACGCAGTGAAATTTTGCAAGACTTTAAAACCGAAGAGTCCCAGACTACATCCAAGGAAGCAAAGAAACCCCCCGATGTGGTACGAGAATACCAAACAAAACTGGAGTTTGCACTTAAGTTAGGTTATTCTGAAGAACAGGTTCAGCTTGTGCTAAACAAGCTCGGTACTGATGCTTTAATCAATGATATATTGGGAGAACTTGTCAAACTTGGAAATAAAAGTGAGACTGATCAAACAGTTAGCACAATTAACAGTATAATGCGGGAAACTTCTTCCCTGGAATCTCAGAGGTCTGAATCTCCAATGCAAGAGATCGTAACAGATGATGGTGAAAATCTGAGACCCGTAGTTATCGATGGCAGCAATGTAGCAATGAG CCATGGAAACAAAGAAATATTTTCCTGCCGTGGAATAAAATTGGCAGTAGATTGGTTTTTGGAAAGAGGCCACAAAGATATTACAGTTTTTGTTCCTGCATGGAGGAAAGAGCAATCCCGACCTGATGCCCTCATTACAG ATCAAGAAATTTTACGTAAATTAGAGAAGGAGAAAATCCTGGTGTTTACGCCATCCCGACGTGTGCAGGGGAGGCGAGTGGTGTGCTATGACGACAGGTTCATCGTGAAGCTGGCTTTCGAGTCGGATGGCATAATTGTGTCCAACGACAACTACAGGGACCTGGCTAATGAAAAGCCAGAGTGGAAGAAGTTCATTGATGAGCGGTTACTAATGTATTCATTTGTCAATGACAA GTTCATGCCCCCCGATGACCCTCTTGGCAGACATGGCCCAAGCCTGGATAATTTCCTGAGGAAGAAACCTATTGTTCCTGAACACAAAAAGCAGCCTTGTCCATATG GAAAGAAGTGTACCTATGGACACAAGTGCAAATACTACCATCCCGAAAGGGGCAGTCAGCCTCAGCGGTCAGTGGCTGATGAACTTCGTGCCATGTCTAGGAACACAGCCACCAAAACTGCCAATGAAGGAGGACTGGTGAAGAGCAACAGTGTCCCTTGTAGCACTAAGGCTGATAGCACTTCCGATGCCAAACGAGGTGCTCCGAAGAGGCAGTCAGATCCAAGCATAAGGACTCAGGTCTACCAAGACCTAGAGGAAAAGCTTCCCACCAAAAACAAATTGGAAACCAGGTCTGTACCTTCCTTAGTTAGTATACCGGCTACTTCTACTGCAAAACCCCAAAGCACTACATCTGTAAGCAATGGCCTTCCATCTGGAGTTCACTTTCCACCtcaggatcaaagaccacagggaCAATATCCTCCAATGATGATGGCAACCAAAAATCATGGACTGTCAATGCCTTATGAACAGTACCCAAAATGTGACTCCCCTGTTGACATTGGATATTATTCCATGTTGAATGCATATTCAAATCTGAGCATCTCGGGTCCACGAAGTCCTGAAAGGCGTTTCTCCTTAGACACCGATTATAGAATAAGCTCTGTAGCTTCAGACTGCAGCAGTGAAGGGAGCATGAGCTGTGGGAGCAGCGACTCCTATGTGGGGTACAACGACCGCTCCTACGTCAGTTCTCCCGACCCACAACTAGAAGAGAATTTGAAGTGTCAACACCTGCACCCTCACAGCCGCCTTAATTCCCAGCCCTTCCTGCAGAATTTCCATGACCCCTTAACCAGAGTGCAAAGTTACAGTCATGAAGAACCAAAGTACCATCACAAGCCTCCTCTTCCACACTTGGCTGTGCATCTGCAGCACCCAGCTGTGGGTGCTCGGTCCAGTTGCCCCGGAGATTACCCCTCTCCTCCAAGCTCAGCGCACTCTAAGGCAGCACACCTGGGGAGGTCCTTAGTGGCCACAAGAATAGACAGCATTTCCGATTCTCGGCTCTATGACAGTTCACCTTCaagacaaagaaaaccttattcccgCCAGGAAGGGCTGGGAAGTTGGGATAGGCAGAGTTACGGGATCGATGCATATGGCTATCGGCAGACTTACTCCTTGCCGGACAACTCCACACAGCCATGCTATGAGCAGTTCACCTTCCAGAGCCTACCTGAACAGCCAGAACCTACCTGGCGAATACCATACTGTGGAATGCCACAAGAACCCCCAAGGTATCAAGACAACCGGGAAAAAATTTTTATCAACTTGTGCAACATCTTCCCACCTGACCTTGTGAGAATTGTCATGAAAAGGAATCCTCACATGACAGATGCCCAACAGCTAGCTGCAGCCATTTTGGTGGAGAAATCACAGCTGGGTTATTGA
- the ZC3H12C gene encoding probable ribonuclease ZC3H12C isoform X2, which yields MGLKDHMRHDLGHLYVETTDPHLSAAVPWPMVEKPTMDKASSGKEDTEKEVPEENASSGDSEESANSDNESEQLSSISVEPCLLTKTHRQLCRSPCLEPHLLKRSEILQDFKTEESQTTSKEAKKPPDVVREYQTKLEFALKLGYSEEQVQLVLNKLGTDALINDILGELVKLGNKSETDQTVSTINSIMRETSSLESQRSESPMQEIVTDDGENLRPVVIDGSNVAMSHGNKEIFSCRGIKLAVDWFLERGHKDITVFVPAWRKEQSRPDALITDQEILRKLEKEKILVFTPSRRVQGRRVVCYDDRFIVKLAFESDGIIVSNDNYRDLANEKPEWKKFIDERLLMYSFVNDKFMPPDDPLGRHGPSLDNFLRKKPIVPEHKKQPCPYGKKCTYGHKCKYYHPERGSQPQRSVADELRAMSRNTATKTANEGGLVKSNSVPCSTKADSTSDAKRGAPKRQSDPSIRTQVYQDLEEKLPTKNKLETRSVPSLVSIPATSTAKPQSTTSVSNGLPSGVHFPPQDQRPQGQYPPMMMATKNHGLSMPYEQYPKCDSPVDIGYYSMLNAYSNLSISGPRSPERRFSLDTDYRISSVASDCSSEGSMSCGSSDSYVGYNDRSYVSSPDPQLEENLKCQHLHPHSRLNSQPFLQNFHDPLTRVQSYSHEEPKYHHKPPLPHLAVHLQHPAVGARSSCPGDYPSPPSSAHSKAAHLGRSLVATRIDSISDSRLYDSSPSRQRKPYSRQEGLGSWDRQSYGIDAYGYRQTYSLPDNSTQPCYEQFTFQSLPEQPEPTWRIPYCGMPQEPPRYQDNREKIFINLCNIFPPDLVRIVMKRNPHMTDAQQLAAAILVEKSQLGY from the exons ATGGGCTTGAAGGATCATATGAGGCATGACCTAGGCCACCTTTACGTGGAGACCACGGACCCACATTTAAGTGCAGCTGTACCTTGGCCAATGGTAGAGAAACCAACAATGGATAAAGCTAGTTCGGGGAAGGAAGATACGGAAAAAGAGGTGCCTGAAGAGAACGCAAGCTCTGGTGACTCGGAAGAAAGCGCAAATTCTGATAATGAGTCAGAACAGTTGAGTAGCATTTCCGTAGAGCCGTGCTTATTAACTAAGACTCACCGACAACTCTGTAGGTCTCCCTGTTTAGAGCCCCACCTACTCAAACGCAGTGAAATTTTGCAAGACTTTAAAACCGAAGAGTCCCAGACTACATCCAAGGAAGCAAAGAAACCCCCCGATGTGGTACGAGAATACCAAACAAAACTGGAGTTTGCACTTAAGTTAGGTTATTCTGAAGAACAGGTTCAGCTTGTGCTAAACAAGCTCGGTACTGATGCTTTAATCAATGATATATTGGGAGAACTTGTCAAACTTGGAAATAAAAGTGAGACTGATCAAACAGTTAGCACAATTAACAGTATAATGCGGGAAACTTCTTCCCTGGAATCTCAGAGGTCTGAATCTCCAATGCAAGAGATCGTAACAGATGATGGTGAAAATCTGAGACCCGTAGTTATCGATGGCAGCAATGTAGCAATGAG CCATGGAAACAAAGAAATATTTTCCTGCCGTGGAATAAAATTGGCAGTAGATTGGTTTTTGGAAAGAGGCCACAAAGATATTACAGTTTTTGTTCCTGCATGGAGGAAAGAGCAATCCCGACCTGATGCCCTCATTACAG ATCAAGAAATTTTACGTAAATTAGAGAAGGAGAAAATCCTGGTGTTTACGCCATCCCGACGTGTGCAGGGGAGGCGAGTGGTGTGCTATGACGACAGGTTCATCGTGAAGCTGGCTTTCGAGTCGGATGGCATAATTGTGTCCAACGACAACTACAGGGACCTGGCTAATGAAAAGCCAGAGTGGAAGAAGTTCATTGATGAGCGGTTACTAATGTATTCATTTGTCAATGACAA GTTCATGCCCCCCGATGACCCTCTTGGCAGACATGGCCCAAGCCTGGATAATTTCCTGAGGAAGAAACCTATTGTTCCTGAACACAAAAAGCAGCCTTGTCCATATG GAAAGAAGTGTACCTATGGACACAAGTGCAAATACTACCATCCCGAAAGGGGCAGTCAGCCTCAGCGGTCAGTGGCTGATGAACTTCGTGCCATGTCTAGGAACACAGCCACCAAAACTGCCAATGAAGGAGGACTGGTGAAGAGCAACAGTGTCCCTTGTAGCACTAAGGCTGATAGCACTTCCGATGCCAAACGAGGTGCTCCGAAGAGGCAGTCAGATCCAAGCATAAGGACTCAGGTCTACCAAGACCTAGAGGAAAAGCTTCCCACCAAAAACAAATTGGAAACCAGGTCTGTACCTTCCTTAGTTAGTATACCGGCTACTTCTACTGCAAAACCCCAAAGCACTACATCTGTAAGCAATGGCCTTCCATCTGGAGTTCACTTTCCACCtcaggatcaaagaccacagggaCAATATCCTCCAATGATGATGGCAACCAAAAATCATGGACTGTCAATGCCTTATGAACAGTACCCAAAATGTGACTCCCCTGTTGACATTGGATATTATTCCATGTTGAATGCATATTCAAATCTGAGCATCTCGGGTCCACGAAGTCCTGAAAGGCGTTTCTCCTTAGACACCGATTATAGAATAAGCTCTGTAGCTTCAGACTGCAGCAGTGAAGGGAGCATGAGCTGTGGGAGCAGCGACTCCTATGTGGGGTACAACGACCGCTCCTACGTCAGTTCTCCCGACCCACAACTAGAAGAGAATTTGAAGTGTCAACACCTGCACCCTCACAGCCGCCTTAATTCCCAGCCCTTCCTGCAGAATTTCCATGACCCCTTAACCAGAGTGCAAAGTTACAGTCATGAAGAACCAAAGTACCATCACAAGCCTCCTCTTCCACACTTGGCTGTGCATCTGCAGCACCCAGCTGTGGGTGCTCGGTCCAGTTGCCCCGGAGATTACCCCTCTCCTCCAAGCTCAGCGCACTCTAAGGCAGCACACCTGGGGAGGTCCTTAGTGGCCACAAGAATAGACAGCATTTCCGATTCTCGGCTCTATGACAGTTCACCTTCaagacaaagaaaaccttattcccgCCAGGAAGGGCTGGGAAGTTGGGATAGGCAGAGTTACGGGATCGATGCATATGGCTATCGGCAGACTTACTCCTTGCCGGACAACTCCACACAGCCATGCTATGAGCAGTTCACCTTCCAGAGCCTACCTGAACAGCCAGAACCTACCTGGCGAATACCATACTGTGGAATGCCACAAGAACCCCCAAGGTATCAAGACAACCGGGAAAAAATTTTTATCAACTTGTGCAACATCTTCCCACCTGACCTTGTGAGAATTGTCATGAAAAGGAATCCTCACATGACAGATGCCCAACAGCTAGCTGCAGCCATTTTGGTGGAGAAATCACAGCTGGGTTATTGA